AATATGCGCCGCGGGGTGGCCGGTGATGTCACCCGGAGGTATGAACTGGCCCTGAGCGGGCAAGATGTAGATGCCATTCGCGGTGCCGCCCCAGACCCCGGCGGCGTCGGGCGCCGGCCTCGGGGCCGCGCCGCTCGCGTTGTCGTAACTCTTCGTATGCGGGGTGTAGGGAAAATGGGGGGTGGACCATGGGCACGCCCGACCCGGGCTTTGGGCTGCACCACCGAGTGGTGGACGGATCGATCATTCTGACGTTCCGCGGCGAACTGGACGCCTGGGCGGATCAGGAACTCTCGCCGCGCATAGCGGAGTTACTGGACCGGCCGGACACAGACGTGGTGGTGGACCTGCGGCAGGTGACGTTCCTGGACGCCGGTGGCCTGCGGCTCCTTGTACGCATCAAAGGCAGAACTCTCTCGAAGCAGCGCACCCTGCGGCTGGTCCGCAGCAGTCCGCGCGTCTGGCGGGTCCTGCGCATCACGCGGCTCGACCGCAGCTTCACCGTCCTGGACGTCATGCCCGCCGCTCTGGACACGCCCGAGGGCTGTGAGGGAAACCTGAACAGACCAGCCTAGAAAGGGAGCAAGCGGCAAATCTGATTACATGATTCGCCGAAGTCGCACCCTCTCCGGTCCTGGTCCCGTCACCCTCTCGCGCCCTCGCCCCCGCGCGCTCCCACGCCCCCTGCTGGCCGCGACCGTCCTGCTGCTCGCCCTGCCCGCCGCCCCCGCAGCCGCGGCTTCCGCCCCTCCCGAGCCCCCGTGCACCGCCGGTACCGCCCCCTACCAGCGCGAGCTGGAGCGGGAGCTACGCAGACCGGTCGACGGGGTCCAGTCGCCACAGGACTGCGCGGCGATCCGGCAACTGCAGCGGCGGCTCGGCATCTCGCCCGCCGACGGCAGCGCGTCGCTGCGCACGTACCGGACGATGGTCGCCGACAAGGTGGGGCGTGACCCCGCGGCCCGCCGGGGCTGTCCGTCCCCCGCGTACCGAGTGGTCTGCGTGGATCTGACCCGGCAGATCCTCTGGGTGCAGGTGGGGCAGCGCGTCGTCTTCGCGCCGGTGCCGATGCGCAGCGGCCGGGACGGTCTGGAGACGCGGCGCGGCTGGCACCGGATCTACTGGAAGCACCGGGACCACTTCTCGACGATCTACCAGGTGCCGATGCCGTACGCCCAGTTCTTCAACGGCGGTCAGGCCCTGCACGGCACCAGCCACGACCTCTTCTCCTCCGGCTCCGGCGGCTGCGTGAACCTGACGGTGCGGGACGCGAAGAGGCTCTACGACCTGCTGCGCAAGGGCGACCGGATCTACGTCTGGGGCACGAAGCCCGGCACCGGCGGCTGAGCGACCGTCAGCCGCCCGTACGCGGGCCTCACTCGGGGCTCAGCGCCTGCGGCCCTTCTTGTCCGTGTCGTCCCGCACATTGCTCAGCCGGACGGTGACGCCCTTGGTGGCGTTGTCCTCGGTCAGCCGGTACGGGCCGGTGACAGCGGGGGAGGGCAGGCGGTAGCCGTCCGGTACGGCGGTCTCCTTGAGGTAGTAGGTGCCAAGGCGCAGGTCGCGGAAGTCGCAGTGGCCGTGGCCGTCCGTGGCGCAGCCCTGGCCCTGCCGGGTGTCCGGGTTCGCGCCTGCGGTCTGCAGGCCTGCCGTGCCGTTGGTCTCACGCCACAGCTCGAACACGGCTCCGGCGAGCGGTCGGCCGCTGGTGCGGTCCTTCTTGACGACGTGCAGGGCGCCCAGCTTCTCCGGGGCGGGCTTCTTCTGGTTCTTCGCGGTCACCTTGACGCCCTGGCGCGCATTGGCCTCGGTCACGACCAGCGGGCCGAACGTGGCCGGGGAGGGCAGGTCGTACCCCTTCGGGGCCTTGGTCTCCACCCAGTAGTACGTGCCGAGCGGCACCGCCGCGCGGCACTTGCCCTGGGCGTCCGTGGTGCACGGGGCGTCGACCTGGGTGTCGGGGTTCGCGCCGGAGGTCTGTACGCCGGAGACTCCGTTGGTCTCGCGCCAGAGCTCGAAGACCGCTCCGGACAGCGCCTTCCCGTCCGCCGCGTCCTTCTTGGCGACCTCGACCGTGCCGGTCACCGTCGGCGTGGACCCGCACTCGGGCAGGTCGCCGACGAAGGGGTAGTTGTGGAACTCCTGGCCGCCTCCGCCACTCGCCGAGCTGGTGTGCGTGATCGAACCGGTGGTGAAGAACCGGCCGTTGATGCCCGGCACGCTGACCGTCGTGTCCGACGAGTTCTGGCCGATCAGCACACTGCCCTGGAACTGCCCGGTCCCCTTGATCTCCACGTCCGTCGCGTCGGGGAAGTTCCACAGCAGGCTCTCGCGCAGCTGGTTGAGCGGGTCCGTCGCGTCGTCGATGCCGCCGCTGTACGTGTTGAGCACACGCCGCGTGCCCAGCACGTTGACCAGGACGGTCGCACCGTCCGGAATGTTCGCGAACCGGATGCCCTCCTGCCCGCCACTGGCACTGGCCAGGTCGAAGTCGACGTTGAACACCTGGAGCGCCGATGTGCCGTCCCCGGTGAACAGCGTCTCGCCGCCGCCGTGCTTGGCCGTACCGGTCGCCGTACGCGTGCCGGCTTCCCCGTGCGCGTAGCACTGGCTGGCCGCGTTGAGCTGACCGCGCAGCCCGGCGTACGGTGCCGCCGCGTCCGGGTCCTTGACCACGCGCTGGGCAAGGATCGTGCCGCTCGCCGTACCGGCGTGACGTACGACCCCCGC
This Streptomyces sp. NBC_01283 DNA region includes the following protein-coding sequences:
- a CDS encoding choice-of-anchor A family protein, whose product is MLGLFRTHRAGRLLTTLSCAFAAASVPLFPWGDAFASAGNGPADKAVAAPLPGGLGPCVPGTCPPGPYPPVTNDPVRFRDNAINIFAGGDFRVRGSAAEAEGRVVVLGDFDQDKAAGASAIYNIGEAGVGSKVAPDVGTDWLTTGGDVTIATGERLLAEAGVVRHAGTASGTILAQRVVKDPDAAAPYAGLRGQLNAASQCYAHGEAGTRTATGTAKHGGGETLFTGDGTSALQVFNVDFDLASASGGQEGIRFANIPDGATVLVNVLGTRRVLNTYSGGIDDATDPLNQLRESLLWNFPDATDVEIKGTGQFQGSVLIGQNSSDTTVSVPGINGRFFTTGSITHTSSASGGGGQEFHNYPFVGDLPECGSTPTVTGTVEVAKKDAADGKALSGAVFELWRETNGVSGVQTSGANPDTQVDAPCTTDAQGKCRAAVPLGTYYWVETKAPKGYDLPSPATFGPLVVTEANARQGVKVTAKNQKKPAPEKLGALHVVKKDRTSGRPLAGAVFELWRETNGTAGLQTAGANPDTRQGQGCATDGHGHCDFRDLRLGTYYLKETAVPDGYRLPSPAVTGPYRLTEDNATKGVTVRLSNVRDDTDKKGRRR
- a CDS encoding L,D-transpeptidase family protein, whose protein sequence is MIRRSRTLSGPGPVTLSRPRPRALPRPLLAATVLLLALPAAPAAAASAPPEPPCTAGTAPYQRELERELRRPVDGVQSPQDCAAIRQLQRRLGISPADGSASLRTYRTMVADKVGRDPAARRGCPSPAYRVVCVDLTRQILWVQVGQRVVFAPVPMRSGRDGLETRRGWHRIYWKHRDHFSTIYQVPMPYAQFFNGGQALHGTSHDLFSSGSGGCVNLTVRDAKRLYDLLRKGDRIYVWGTKPGTGG
- a CDS encoding STAS domain-containing protein; protein product: MGTPDPGFGLHHRVVDGSIILTFRGELDAWADQELSPRIAELLDRPDTDVVVDLRQVTFLDAGGLRLLVRIKGRTLSKQRTLRLVRSSPRVWRVLRITRLDRSFTVLDVMPAALDTPEGCEGNLNRPA